The genomic interval TACACATCATGATAATGGTGTTCCAATGATTGCGTATATTGTAGTAGATTAATTCAAATTTTACATAATTCAATGACTACTGCATGCTTTGTATGTGTATCTGAACATGATCTTAGTTGATTTACAAAAAAAAAGGTCAATAGTTATAAAAATAAATTAAAAAAGCAAAGCTTTCCAGCTTTGCTTTTTCTTGTTATCTAATTATTTCATGTTTTCATAACCATGAAGTAAATAGCTAATTAATTTCTCATCTTTAGAAAGACCTGCTGAAAAAGACCTTTTTAAAAATTGTTCTGCCGTTTCAAAGGTTGGAAAAGCTTCTCCCATTAAAACATGATTTTTTTCAATAACCCAGTTATCTTTCCTATCTTTGTAAAGGAGAAACTGTTCATCCTCTTTGTTTTCATAATGAGCACAGCGTTCCTTGTTATTATACTGATTATGACGAGCATCTTCTTTTAATGGTTTAATGGCAAATGATTTTTCAACAAATTCTTTATATGCTTCTTTTGTTAAAGAGCAACCAGCTGCTTTAGCATGACCTCCCCCACCAAATTTCCCGGCTAATTCTGATACATCAATATTATCATGAATTGTACGAAAGCTTATTTTTTTGTTCCCCATATTCAAGATCGCAATACAGTCAAGATGCGGATATTCCTTCCCAAGTGCATTTCCTAATTCTGAATGATAGGACTCAGCATGAACAATTCCTATACAAAGATGTTTAATAGTGACTTGAACTAATTCTCTTCTTTTTCGACGTATATAGCGATCTGTTCTTTTCTCTTCAATTTTCAATAACTTTTCTTCAAAGTCATTAAAAGAAAAATGGTTATTCTTTGTGATTCGTTCTAGCATTGATTCTTCGAATTCTTCAATTGATTGCATATATAAAAGATCATTTAAACGTTTGGCATCATTATTATTATTTTTTTCCCATTCCCATGTATCATACTGTCGTACTTGCTCAACATATTCATCTAAAGCTGGTGTTCGTTTTATCATGTTGTTCTCTACTAAATAGTTGTAAAATAAAGACGTTGCTGAGGCCAGTTTGCCCTTTGATTCTTCAACTTCAACATAACCCCAAGTGTATTGATTTAAATGTAGGGCCGTCTTATGATGATCGATTAATTGAATCTTGCCTCCTGCTAACACGTACTTCTCTAAATTTGCTTCATTTTCTTTATTTACCGAAAGATCTGTTATGTAAAGATGTTGATCCAACCTTTTTTCACTGTTTTCATTTAAAAATTCCTCTACATGATAATCTAAGCTGTTTACTGAATGATAAAATACATCAACCTTATCTTTAAATACGTATTTCGCTATTATTCCACAGCTTACTCCATCTAAATCATTATGTGTAAGTAAAAGATATTCCATATTTTCACCTTCTAGGATTACTATTTTATCTCGTATCTCTACTAAGTATTTGTTTCTGATATTAGAATCTATTCAATTGATGCCACAAAAAATAAATAGGGTACAATTGGCTTAACATAAAGCCAATTGTACCCTGGCAACGATCGTTTTATTCTGATATTCTTCTGCCCAAAATAAGCAGGTCTCTTTCTATCCCCGCCATATCAGCAATCTTAGGTAAGTGTGCCCACTTTTCAAATTGGTACTTATTAAATAATTTAATACTTGGGTCATTATGACCAAAAACGAATGCGAGCAATGTTTTTAATTTTAATGCTGGAGATTCAGAAATTGCTCTTTCAATTAATATTCTGGCATAACCTTTACCATGGACTGAAGGATCTAAATAAATACTTACTTCAGCTGTAGCATCATATGCAGGTCTTCCATAAAACGATTGAAAGCTTAACCATCCAACAATTACTTCATCTTCCTCTAAGACCCATAATGGTCTGTGTGCTGGATTATGGTCGTGAAACCAAGGCAATCTACTTTCAACTGTTATTTCTTCTAAATCCGCTGTTGCAAGTTTACCTGGGATTGACGTATTGTAAATTTCGACAATTCTATTTAGATCTTCAAGTTTTGCATCTCTAATTGCTAGTTTTTCATTCCCCATATTTGCGTTCCTTTCATCCTGCACCATGCAAACCATCTAGTTGAACTTGCAAGCTGTCTTTGTTATTTTACTTTCATGTAATTTTTATACTAAAAAAGTGATAAAAAGACAAGAACTTAATAAAATCTTTATTATTTTATAAGGTTCTTTTTGAAATATCTATTTTATTTAAAGGTCATGTAGTTGTTCGAATGTAATTATTCTAACAAGGGTGTGTTCATCTAGGTGCCTCTTGTATGGATATGAAACTTTAATAACAAAAAAGAATGACACTTGGTCATTCCTATTCATAATTAGATTAAGATATCACTTCAAAATAATCCTTATAATATCCGCCGACTTTTCCTGTATTATCAATTACAAAATAGAATTCTTCTGTTTCATTTTGTACATCGTATTGTTTGCCTGCCGTTAATGCGCGATTTACCATATATTTTTCAGCATTAGTATGTACACATGTTACTTTTTTTATTGGTGCAGTTTTTTGCCAAGTCTTATGTTTCATAGTATTCATCCTTTCTTTATTTCTCTCATTTTAACTCAGTTTAATGAACAGTTAAACCCCGAATGTGAAAGTGTCACTGTATCTTATACATATCGGTTACCTTTCTAAAGCATGACACCTGTAATTGCTGCAGCGAGTAAGCTTACGAGTGTTGCTCCGTAAAGCAATTTCAATCCAAATTTAGCAACTTGATTCCCCTTTTTTTCATTTAGCCCTTTCACAGCACCTGTGATAATACCAATCGATGAAAAGTTTGCAAAGGAAACAAGAAAAACAGAAATAATACCAACTGTTCTACTTGATAATGAATTCGCTATTTTAGCTAAATCCATCATTGCGACAAACTCATTTGCCAATAATTTTGTTGCCATAATTGTCCCAGCCTTTATAGCTTCAGTTGCAGGTATTCCAATGATGAAAGCAAATGGTGCAAATATATAGCCAAGTATCAATTGAAAGCTGATACCAAATATGGCTTCAAACAAATGATTGATCATGCTAATTAAGGCTACAAACCCAATTAACATAGCACCAACGATGATGGCAACTTTAAAACCATCTAAGATATATTCTCCGAGCATTTCAAAAAATGTTTGTTTCTCTTCTTCTTGAATTTCGATGATATCCTCCTCATCACTCACTTCATATGGATTAATGATATTAGAAATCATAAAGCCTCCAAATAAGTTTAAAACAAGAGCCGTAATGACATACTCTGGCTCAATCATTGTCATGTAAGCACCTAAAATAGAAGCTGATACAGTTGACATAGCAGATGTACACAAAGTATAAAGTCGTTGTTCAGATAAATAAGGAAGTTGTTTTTTTAAGGTAATAAATACCTCGGATTGTCCAAAAACAGCTGATGCAACTGCATTATATGACTCTAATTTACCTAAGCCATTTACTTTACTTAATAGCAAACCTAAATAGCGAATAATAAATGGTAAAACCTTTATGTACTGCGCAATACCAATTAATGCAGAAATAAATACGATCGGCATTAATACTGTTAAGAAAAATGGAGCTGCCCCTTCATTCGCAAAGCCTCCGAAAACAAAGTTTATACCTTCTGCTGCATAATTTAATATTCGCTCAAATAAAGTAGATATCCCTTTAATGATTACAAGTCCTACTTCTGTATTTAATAGTAAAAAAGCTAAAATTAATTGCAATACTAGCATCGTAATAATAGGCTTAATCTTTATGACTTTCTTATTATTACTAACGACATAAGCAAGTAAAAAGATAATAACCAATGCTGCCAAAAATAATACAAATTTCAAACTATTCTCTCCTCTTTTCATGATGTATATGCCAACGAAATGAAAGCACACATTATTATATAGTTATTCATCAAAATGAACAATCTATTCAATTAGGAGAAAAGATTTAACTTTTAATAGACACTTATGAAATGACACTTTTTATCTTCAATTTATAAAAGTCTACAATTGAAAATATAAATCATTATAAAAATCAAAATTTATTATAGCCCATTTGTGTGGAGCAAAAAAGAGGTAGGATATCTCTTAGATTCCCTACCTCTAATTATAAACATTCGTTCATTCCAATTTATTGATATTCTTTTAAAACGGTCAGCATTTCTTCATTTTTATACTCCGTTGCAATATCGATGACATTTTGTCCATCAGAATTTTCAAGATAAATATTTGCTTCATTTTCTAAAAGAAATTGAACCATACTTATATCTTCCATATAAACGGCATCAAATAGTGGTGATTCACCATATTCATCTTTTATATTTAGATTTGCTCCTGCATTCACTAATAGCTTTGTTGATTCAAAAAATCCTTGATTAATTGCAAATGTTATAATTGGATCTCCATATTGATCAACAATATTGGGATCTGCTCCATTTGCTAGCAATAGCTTGACTAATTCTATATTTGTAGGAGATTCTACTAGTTCCTCTTCATATTCATCCATATATTCCTGCCATGAGATTGCATAATGAAGTGCAGTCCAACCGTCTGCATCAACTGCATTAATATCTACACCTTCATCTAAAAGATCCTTAACCTCTTCAATATCTCCATTTGATACGGCTAACATGAGAGGAGTTGTTCCCTCTGTTTGTAACATCATATTGCTATAAATGGAAGTGTTTTGAAAGGCCTGAAAACCAAATATACCTCCTATTATAATAAGGATACTAAATGATAGCAGTCCTGCAATCGCCAATTTCATCTTAGCTGACGTGTTGAAGGAATAATGATAAGGTTCACCGAACTTACTTTGAATAGTCGCAATCCTTTTAGGTAATGTTGGATGGGTAGAAAATTTTTCGCTAAACCAACTTACAAAATTGTTTTCTTTACTAGCTTCAAAGATATAATCATTAAGATTAACATCTTTATATAATTTTTTGCCTACAGCTAAAATGGTTAATGCGTTTTTTGAAGCTTCTAAATCTTTTATGTAATGTGCGGCCATCATATCACATGTATACTCACAAGCTCTGGAATAAGCATTTCCAAGGAATGGGATCCAGTTTCCAGGTAATAAAAGCATTTGTTTTACTACATGGTTCCGTTTTATATGAGCTAATTCATGTGCAATCACAAAACTTAATTCACTTTCATGATCTTCAACGATTAAATCAGCCAATTCAGAATAAATGACAATCATGTTTTTTCGGAAAAATTTCGATGCAAAGGCATTTAGAATACCTTGTGATTGTACAATATAAACATCTGGTATTGTACTTAACTCCATGTCAGCTGATATTTTCTCTACTTTATTATATATAATAGGAAATTGATTTTTTGTTACCTTTATTCCATTTGTTCTGATTTGTCCAAGAGTTAATAAAAATAAAAAGCCAGATATAAGAAATAAAAGTACCATGATGAAAATACCGACAATAGATATCAAAAATAATACATAAAGAAGTATGCTTGAACTAAGTAGTATCCAAAAATATATTTTTTCCTTTTGTGAAATAAATTCTTTATTCATATGTCCTCCAACGTTATGTAGTCAATTTATTATAGCTAGTTTTTTATCAAGATAGAAGATTAAATTGATTGAATCATTGAATCATTGATCATTGATCATTCACCTAAAAAAAGAATCAATCTTTCCCCCTTTGTGCATATATTGACTACGACATTAATCGAGGAGGGATTTGCTTGTCTAACGAATACATTTTATCAATGAGGCAGTGGTGTGAAGACATTTTAGAAAACTTACATCTTAATCATGATGAATTACGTGAAACTAACAATTCAGTTACACTTGATGAATTAAAAGAAAAATTTATTCAGTTCCAAGAGGAACTATCTGGGGAAGATCCAATTGAAATCAACGAAATATATGAACAGGCCAACGAGCTCTACTTACAGTTAGAGGATCACTTTGAAAGAAACGATTATAACATATCTGACAAAACTGATCGTATTCAAAATCAGGCCGATCATGTTGTACCTATAGGTGGACATATCCTTCCGCCACTACCCTATCGTTATGATGCTTTACAGCCATATATCGATAAAGAAATAATGAGAATACACCATGATAAACATCATAAAAGCTATGTTGAAGGATTAAATAAAGCCGAAAAAGAAATGGAAAAAGCACGTTCCTCAAATAATTTTGACCTAATAAAACATTGGGAAAGAGAAGCAGCCTTTAATGGAGCAGGACATTATCTGCACACGATTTTTTGGACGATTATGAGTCCATCTGGCGGTGGTCAACCGTCAGGCATGCTATTGCAGCAAATTAATCAATCATTTGGGAGTTTTGAAAAATTCAAAAAACATTTTACAGAAGCGGCAAACAATGTGGAAGGCGGAGGTTGGGCTATCTTAGTCTGGTCACCACGTTCTAGACGATTAGAAATTTTACAAGCAGAAAAACACCAAAATCTCAGTCAATGGGATGTAGTGCCAATATTAGTTCTTGACGTGTGGGAGCATGCCTATTATCTTCAATACAAAAACGAAAGAAAAAAATATATTGACAATTGGTGGAAAATTGTAAACTGGAAAGAAGCAGAAAGAAGATACAATGAAGCACAAAAACTAAAGTGGCAACCTTTATAAATTTTCATTATAAAAAACTGCCATTTATTTAGGCATTGATTATCAATCCAAAATAAAAAGGCGGATGAATTTATTTTCATCCGCCTTTCTGATTATATAATACCTAGCACATCTAAAAATACGAAAATAATAACAATTGGAGCAAGATATTTTAATAAGATATACCACATAACGAAAATCTTTCTACTTATAGATGAGCCATGTAAAAGCTCAGCAAAAAGTGCTTCCTTAGATATTTTTAGAGGGACAAAGATAGAGATTAATAAAGCCCCAACAGGCAGTAAAATATTACTAACCAAAAAATCTGCTGCATCGAATATTGACTTGTCAAAAATTGTGATATGATTCCATATGCCAAACGAGAGTGCTGATGGAATCCCTACAATGAATATACATAATCCAAAAATCCAAGAATACTTTTTACGTTTAGCCTCGTTTCCTTTTGCAACTGGCGCAACAACAATTTCAAGTAAAGAAAATGCTGATGTTAATGTCGCGAATAAGAACAAAAGTAAAAAGGCTACTAAAAATAGGATCCCAAATGGCATCTGACCAAATACGGTCGGTAATACATTGAATAATAAGACTGGTCCCGCATCAGGTGACAATCCGAATGAGAATACGGCTGGAAATATAGCTAATCCAGATAAGAGCGCCACTAAAACAGATAAAAAGACGATTGAGATTGCTGATTGAGGAAGATTTTCATTTTTAGATAAATAAGAACTATACGTAAC from Metabacillus sediminilitoris carries:
- a CDS encoding NupC/NupG family nucleoside CNT transporter yields the protein MKFVLFLAALVIIFLLAYVVSNNKKVIKIKPIITMLVLQLILAFLLLNTEVGLVIIKGISTLFERILNYAAEGINFVFGGFANEGAAPFFLTVLMPIVFISALIGIAQYIKVLPFIIRYLGLLLSKVNGLGKLESYNAVASAVFGQSEVFITLKKQLPYLSEQRLYTLCTSAMSTVSASILGAYMTMIEPEYVITALVLNLFGGFMISNIINPYEVSDEEDIIEIQEEEKQTFFEMLGEYILDGFKVAIIVGAMLIGFVALISMINHLFEAIFGISFQLILGYIFAPFAFIIGIPATEAIKAGTIMATKLLANEFVAMMDLAKIANSLSSRTVGIISVFLVSFANFSSIGIITGAVKGLNEKKGNQVAKFGLKLLYGATLVSLLAAAITGVML
- a CDS encoding M48 family metallopeptidase, whose translation is MNKEFISQKEKIYFWILLSSSILLYVLFLISIVGIFIMVLLFLISGFLFLLTLGQIRTNGIKVTKNQFPIIYNKVEKISADMELSTIPDVYIVQSQGILNAFASKFFRKNMIVIYSELADLIVEDHESELSFVIAHELAHIKRNHVVKQMLLLPGNWIPFLGNAYSRACEYTCDMMAAHYIKDLEASKNALTILAVGKKLYKDVNLNDYIFEASKENNFVSWFSEKFSTHPTLPKRIATIQSKFGEPYHYSFNTSAKMKLAIAGLLSFSILIIIGGIFGFQAFQNTSIYSNMMLQTEGTTPLMLAVSNGDIEEVKDLLDEGVDINAVDADGWTALHYAISWQEYMDEYEEELVESPTNIELVKLLLANGADPNIVDQYGDPIITFAINQGFFESTKLLVNAGANLNIKDEYGESPLFDAVYMEDISMVQFLLENEANIYLENSDGQNVIDIATEYKNEEMLTVLKEYQ
- a CDS encoding DUF6501 family protein, coding for MKHKTWQKTAPIKKVTCVHTNAEKYMVNRALTAGKQYDVQNETEEFYFVIDNTGKVGGYYKDYFEVIS
- a CDS encoding superoxide dismutase, which translates into the protein MSNEYILSMRQWCEDILENLHLNHDELRETNNSVTLDELKEKFIQFQEELSGEDPIEINEIYEQANELYLQLEDHFERNDYNISDKTDRIQNQADHVVPIGGHILPPLPYRYDALQPYIDKEIMRIHHDKHHKSYVEGLNKAEKEMEKARSSNNFDLIKHWEREAAFNGAGHYLHTIFWTIMSPSGGGQPSGMLLQQINQSFGSFEKFKKHFTEAANNVEGGGWAILVWSPRSRRLEILQAEKHQNLSQWDVVPILVLDVWEHAYYLQYKNERKKYIDNWWKIVNWKEAERRYNEAQKLKWQPL
- a CDS encoding GNAT family N-acetyltransferase; the protein is MGNEKLAIRDAKLEDLNRIVEIYNTSIPGKLATADLEEITVESRLPWFHDHNPAHRPLWVLEEDEVIVGWLSFQSFYGRPAYDATAEVSIYLDPSVHGKGYARILIERAISESPALKLKTLLAFVFGHNDPSIKLFNKYQFEKWAHLPKIADMAGIERDLLILGRRISE
- a CDS encoding DHH family phosphoesterase, with product MEYLLLTHNDLDGVSCGIIAKYVFKDKVDVFYHSVNSLDYHVEEFLNENSEKRLDQHLYITDLSVNKENEANLEKYVLAGGKIQLIDHHKTALHLNQYTWGYVEVEESKGKLASATSLFYNYLVENNMIKRTPALDEYVEQVRQYDTWEWEKNNNNDAKRLNDLLYMQSIEEFEESMLERITKNNHFSFNDFEEKLLKIEEKRTDRYIRRKRRELVQVTIKHLCIGIVHAESYHSELGNALGKEYPHLDCIAILNMGNKKISFRTIHDNIDVSELAGKFGGGGHAKAAGCSLTKEAYKEFVEKSFAIKPLKEDARHNQYNNKERCAHYENKEDEQFLLYKDRKDNWVIEKNHVLMGEAFPTFETAEQFLKRSFSAGLSKDEKLISYLLHGYENMK